One window of the Colias croceus chromosome 5, ilColCroc2.1 genome contains the following:
- the LOC123691864 gene encoding craniofacial development protein 2-like: MRSGYHSTRPLALVTYNARTLRTDEKIVELEEELSKLRWDVIGLSEVRREREDTITLTSGNLFFYREGDQQSQGGVGFIVHKSLVNNIVSIESVSSRVAYLILRISQRYSLKVIQVYAPTSAHSDEEVEIMYEDVSRGMYTSKTHFNVVMGDFNAKLGKRGDDELRVGQFGFGQRNPRGQKLADFLEKEGLFMMNSFFQKPNHRKWTWLSPDGRTKNEIDFIMTTKRQIFKDVSVIHRVKTGSDHRMVRGILNINVKRERSRLMKSTLRPCHAQIQNPESFQLELQNRFACLDSSVSVDDLNNRLVETIRAVGSHFKTRKVNPQKLSDQTLKLMADRRSMPLRTSEDAKSYMQLNRRISKSLRHDIRSFTASSIEEAIN; this comes from the coding sequence ATGAGATCCGGCTACCACTCCACACGACCCCTGGCCCTGGTAACATACAATGCACGCACATTGAGGACGGACGAAAAGATAGTTGAGCTGGAAGAAGAATTGAGCAAATTACGATGGGATGTCATAGGGTTATCAGAAGTCCGAAGAGAGAGGGAGGACACGATAACGTTGACGTCTGGTAATTTGTTCTTCTACCGGGAGGGCGACCAACAGTCCCAAGGTGGAGTCGGGTTTATCGTCCACAAATCTCTCGTCAACAACATCGTAAGCATCGAGAGTGTGTCGAGCAGGGTAGCGTACCTTATACTCAGAATATCTCAAAGATATTCGCTGAAGGTCATACAGGTTTACGCACCGACCTCGGCTCACTCCGATGAAGAAGTGGAGATTATGTATGAGGACGTAAGTAGAGGTATGTATACCTCGAAAACACACTTCAATGTTGTGATGGGAGATTTCAACGCAAAGTTGGGGAAGAGAGGCGATGATGAGTTGAGAGTGGGGCAATTTGGGTTTGGGCAACGTAATCCGAGGGGCCAGAAACTTGCTGATTTTCTGGAGAAGGAAGGACTCTTTATGATGAATTCCTTCTTCCAGAAACCGAATCACAGGAAGTGGACCTGGCTGAGCCCGGATGGAAGGACGAAAAATGAGATAGACTTCATTATGACCACGAAGAGACAAATATTCAAAGATGTCTCTGTGATCCATAGGGTGAAAACCGGAAGCGATCACCGAATGGTACGAGGCATCTTGAATATTAATGTCAAACGTGAAAGATCACGTCTAATGAAGTCTACGCTCCGCCCTTGCCATGCCCAGATCCAAAACCCCGAAAGCTTTCAACTGGAGCTCCAAAATCGCTTTGCTTGCCTCGACAGTAGCGTCTCTGTGGACGATCTAAATAACAGGCTGGTAGAAACTATCCGCGCGGTTGGGTCCCACTTTAAAACCCGTAAAGTAAATCCGCAAAAACTCTCGGACCAAACTCTGAAACTAATGGCAGACCGGCGCTCTATGCCACTGCGCACATCTGAAGATGCTAAGTCATATATGCAGCTCAATAGACGGATATCTAAATCTCTGCGGCACGACATTCGCTCCTTTACTGCTTCAAGCATTGAGGAAGCGATTAACTAA
- the LOC123691867 gene encoding DNA-binding protein creA-like yields the protein TSATSATRASARPPTARYTCARTPVSPYRVTDRKRNYKCDFCNKSFRAASYRQIHMRTHTGEPLQSDRQKAQLQVRLLQQELPRGLLPPDTHAHAHRSKAVQMSNLRQRLPRVIRHAAARARRSREIQT from the exons ACAAGTGCGACTTCTGCAACAAGAGCTTCCGCGCGGCCTCCTACCGCCAGATACACATGCGCACGCACACCGGTGAGCCCCTACAGAGTGACAGACAGAAAGCGCAACTACAAGTGCGACTTCTGCAACAAGAGCTTCCGCGCGGCCTCCTACCGCCAGATACACATGCGCACGCACACCGGTGAGCCCCTACAGAGTGACAGACAGAAAGCGCAACTACAAGTGCGACTTCTGCAACAAGAGCTTCCGCGCGGCCTCCTACCGCCAGATACACATGCGCACGCACACCG GAGCAAAGCCGTACAAATGTCCAATTTGCGACAAAGGCTTCCGCGTGTCATACGACATGCGGCGGCACGTGCGCGTCGTTCACGAGAAATCCAAACCTGA
- the LOC123692121 gene encoding uncharacterized protein LOC123692121 isoform X2: MRNVESHLLGDRMDEAVTHYINSHQPPEQAVHVDANSLSLNVQEDENGRVVTVMHSQNFPQACRQLSVGEQMNDGPWVEELLDARLAAIVAHLAQPSRTTHHQGHNPHHKQIPNTVRNDVDTSVILDGSMRLFNGHPLDQQQGSIVVDEQTLPPLPPLQDMKRCTENSWYKDKTVLKENGEMLPEDSGVLEMAASASPAQSKQSKKSLPHKKRISRKLKRNTGNTTPNEQTDIVVIQCAEDVQQEEILPDNFVDSLPRHTTEHMTDATHVTHMRPILICQLCGDFYGEEQLKFYQHLKQHYEPQTSIIMENPVVPDIGIDKMTNTCIVDNAATLPDSIVELSLENTVPKTMYQPIDKHILYTNEKTLYKQYSMGIDKDVGDLDDTLDKLELYCCVKCNKSFRKQKQCEAHIKEAHSTKIEDMGEFSEPEDLMEGIHVAVDDHDHDHDHDHDHDHDQNDHDAVEHYEVLPHLTVDNGHVHQEHVRHWYSRSTGASPELCSCAGAGCCAACAHEHQPLLVTKDEVIQRILDSEVPQEPPPIQEQLPKITQVVSTRKDQKKKSPQSRFECVQCGRVFKHRNSMMYHMLMHSEKQQSCDDCGKRFYTAATLKIHRRMHEGAKPFRCDVCGQHFRQSGDLKYHKTSKHSDVKQFKCEYCGKEFARRYSLSLHRRIHTGERNYKCDFCNKSFRAASYRQIHMRTHTGEPLQSDRQKAQLQVRLLQQELPRGLLPPDTHAHAHR, translated from the exons atgaggaaTGTGGAATCACATTTGTTGGGAGACAGAATGGATGAGGCAGTGACACATTATATTAATTCCCATCAACCCCCAGAg CAAGCTGTTCATGTGGATGCCAACTCCTTATCCCTAAATGTCCAAGAAGACGAGAATGGACGCGTGGTCACGGTTATGCACTCACAAAATTTCCCACAAGCATGCAG GCAACTATCAGTGGGAGAACAGATGAACGATGGGCCATGGGTGGAGGAACTGTTGGATGCTCGACTGGCGGCCATTGTAGCGCATTTAGCTCAGCCCAGCAGAACTACACATCACCAGGGTCATAATCCTCATCACAAG caAATACCAAACACGGTGAGAAATGATGTGGACACGTCAGTCATTCTAGATGGCTCTATGAGACTGTTTAATGGACACCCTTTG GATCAACAACAAGGGTCAATAGTAGTTGACGAGCAGACTCTGCCGCCATTACCACCTCTACAGGATATGAAAAGATGTACTGAAAATAGCTGGTATAAGGACAAAACTGTATTAAAA GAGAATGGTGAAATGTTACCAGAAGATAGCGGCGTTTTAGAAATGGCGGCGAGTGCATCTCCCGCGCAAAGTAAACAGAGTAAAAAGAGTTTGCCGCACAAAAAACGGATTTCTAGGAAGTTGAAGAGAAATACTGGCAACACTACGCCCAATGAACAAACA GACATAGTAGTAATCCAGTGTGCGGAGGATGTCCAACAAGAGGAGATACTGCCGGATAACTTTGTGGACTCTTTGCCGAGGCACACCACAGAACATATGACTGACGCTACTCATGTAACTCAT atgcGACCAATACTAATATGTCAATTGTGCGGCGACTTTTATGGTGAAGAGCAACTGAAATTCTATCAACACTTGAAGCAGCACTATGAACCTCAAACTTCCATTATTATGGAGAACCCTGTTGTACCTGATATAGGAATTGATAAG ATGACAAACACATGTATAGTCGACAACGCAGCCACACTCCCCGATTCCATAGTGGAACTATCTCTAGAGAACACAGTGCCAAAGACAATGTACCAGCCCATAGACAAGCACATCCTCTACACCAACGAGAAGACGCTCTATAAGCAATACTCTATGGGCATAGACAAGGATGTAGGGGATTTAGACGATACGTTGGATAAATTGGAGTTGTATTGCTGTGTGAAGTGTAATAAGTCGTTCAGGAAACAGAAGCAATGCGAAGCGCATATTAAGGAGGCGCATTCTACTAAG ATAGAAGACATGGGTGAGTTCAGCGAACCCGAAGATCTAATGGAAGGCATACACGTGGCGGTCGACGACCACGATCACGACCATGACCACGACCACGACCATGACCACGACCAGAACGACCACGACGCGGTCGAACACTACGAGGTGTTACCGCATCTGACTGTCGACAATGGACACGTGCACCAAGAGCATGTGCGGCATTG GTACTCCCGCAGTACCGGCGCCAGCCCCGAGCTGTGTTCGTGCGCCGGCGCCGGCTGCTGCGCTGCGTGCGCGCACGAACATCAGCCACTTCTAGTTACCAAAG ATGAAGTAATACAAAGGATACTAGACAGCGAAGTGCCTCAAGAGCCCCCACCAATACAAGAACAACTCCCGAAAATAACGCAAGTGGTCTCCACTAGGAAAGATCAGAAGAAGAAATCGCCTCAAAGCAGATTCGAGTGTGTTCAATGCGGCCGAGTGTTTAAACATAGGAACAGTATGATGTATCATATGCTGATGCACAGTGAGAAGCAGCAGTCGTGTGATGATTGCGGAAAGAGGTTCTATACTGCGGCTACGTTGAAG atccACCGACGCATGCACGAAGGCGCTAAGCCGTTTCGCTGTGACGTGTGCGGACAACACTTTCGGCAGTCCGGAGATCTGAAGTATCACAAAACTTCTAAACATTCTGATGTC AAGCAGTTCAAGTGCGAGTACTGCGGCAAGGAGTTCGCCCGGCGCTACTCGCTGAGCCTGCACCGGCGCATCCACACGGGCGAGCGCAACTACAAGTGCGACTTCTGCAACAAGAGCTTCCGCGCGGCCTCCTACCGCCAG ATACACATGCGCACGCACACCGGTGAGCCCCTACAGAGTGACAGACAGAAAGCGCAACTACAAGTGCGACTTCTGCAACAAGAGCTTCCGCGCGGCCTCCTACCGCCAGATACACATGCGCACGCACACCGGTGA
- the LOC123692121 gene encoding uncharacterized protein LOC123692121 isoform X3, with translation MRNVESHLLGDRMDEAVTHYINSHQPPEQAVHVDANSLSLNVQEDENGRVVTVMHSQNFPQACRQLSVGEQMNDGPWVEELLDARLAAIVAHLAQPSRTTHHQGHNPHHKIPNTVRNDVDTSVILDGSMRLFNGHPLDQQQGSIVVDEQTLPPLPPLQDMKRCTENSWYKDKTVLKENGEMLPEDSGVLEMAASASPAQSKQSKKSLPHKKRISRKLKRNTGNTTPNEQTDIVVIQCAEDVQQEEILPDNFVDSLPRHTTEHMTDATHVTHMRPILICQLCGDFYGEEQLKFYQHLKQHYEPQTSIIMENPVVPDIGIDKMTNTCIVDNAATLPDSIVELSLENTVPKTMYQPIDKHILYTNEKTLYKQYSMGIDKDVGDLDDTLDKLELYCCVKCNKSFRKQKQCEAHIKEAHSTKIEDMGEFSEPEDLMEGIHVAVDDHDHDHDHDHDHDHDQNDHDAVEHYEVLPHLTVDNGHVHQEHVRHWYSRSTGASPELCSCAGAGCCAACAHEHQPLLVTKDEVIQRILDSEVPQEPPPIQEQLPKITQVVSTRKDQKKKSPQSRFECVQCGRVFKHRNSMMYHMLMHSEKQQSCDDCGKRFYTAATLKIHRRMHEGAKPFRCDVCGQHFRQSGDLKYHKTSKHSDVKQFKCEYCGKEFARRYSLSLHRRIHTGERNYKCDFCNKSFRAASYRQIHMRTHTGEPLQSDRQKAQLQVRLLQQELPRGLLPPDTHAHAHR, from the exons atgaggaaTGTGGAATCACATTTGTTGGGAGACAGAATGGATGAGGCAGTGACACATTATATTAATTCCCATCAACCCCCAGAg CAAGCTGTTCATGTGGATGCCAACTCCTTATCCCTAAATGTCCAAGAAGACGAGAATGGACGCGTGGTCACGGTTATGCACTCACAAAATTTCCCACAAGCATGCAG GCAACTATCAGTGGGAGAACAGATGAACGATGGGCCATGGGTGGAGGAACTGTTGGATGCTCGACTGGCGGCCATTGTAGCGCATTTAGCTCAGCCCAGCAGAACTACACATCACCAGGGTCATAATCCTCATCACAAG ATACCAAACACGGTGAGAAATGATGTGGACACGTCAGTCATTCTAGATGGCTCTATGAGACTGTTTAATGGACACCCTTTG GATCAACAACAAGGGTCAATAGTAGTTGACGAGCAGACTCTGCCGCCATTACCACCTCTACAGGATATGAAAAGATGTACTGAAAATAGCTGGTATAAGGACAAAACTGTATTAAAA GAGAATGGTGAAATGTTACCAGAAGATAGCGGCGTTTTAGAAATGGCGGCGAGTGCATCTCCCGCGCAAAGTAAACAGAGTAAAAAGAGTTTGCCGCACAAAAAACGGATTTCTAGGAAGTTGAAGAGAAATACTGGCAACACTACGCCCAATGAACAAACA GACATAGTAGTAATCCAGTGTGCGGAGGATGTCCAACAAGAGGAGATACTGCCGGATAACTTTGTGGACTCTTTGCCGAGGCACACCACAGAACATATGACTGACGCTACTCATGTAACTCAT atgcGACCAATACTAATATGTCAATTGTGCGGCGACTTTTATGGTGAAGAGCAACTGAAATTCTATCAACACTTGAAGCAGCACTATGAACCTCAAACTTCCATTATTATGGAGAACCCTGTTGTACCTGATATAGGAATTGATAAG ATGACAAACACATGTATAGTCGACAACGCAGCCACACTCCCCGATTCCATAGTGGAACTATCTCTAGAGAACACAGTGCCAAAGACAATGTACCAGCCCATAGACAAGCACATCCTCTACACCAACGAGAAGACGCTCTATAAGCAATACTCTATGGGCATAGACAAGGATGTAGGGGATTTAGACGATACGTTGGATAAATTGGAGTTGTATTGCTGTGTGAAGTGTAATAAGTCGTTCAGGAAACAGAAGCAATGCGAAGCGCATATTAAGGAGGCGCATTCTACTAAG ATAGAAGACATGGGTGAGTTCAGCGAACCCGAAGATCTAATGGAAGGCATACACGTGGCGGTCGACGACCACGATCACGACCATGACCACGACCACGACCATGACCACGACCAGAACGACCACGACGCGGTCGAACACTACGAGGTGTTACCGCATCTGACTGTCGACAATGGACACGTGCACCAAGAGCATGTGCGGCATTG GTACTCCCGCAGTACCGGCGCCAGCCCCGAGCTGTGTTCGTGCGCCGGCGCCGGCTGCTGCGCTGCGTGCGCGCACGAACATCAGCCACTTCTAGTTACCAAAG ATGAAGTAATACAAAGGATACTAGACAGCGAAGTGCCTCAAGAGCCCCCACCAATACAAGAACAACTCCCGAAAATAACGCAAGTGGTCTCCACTAGGAAAGATCAGAAGAAGAAATCGCCTCAAAGCAGATTCGAGTGTGTTCAATGCGGCCGAGTGTTTAAACATAGGAACAGTATGATGTATCATATGCTGATGCACAGTGAGAAGCAGCAGTCGTGTGATGATTGCGGAAAGAGGTTCTATACTGCGGCTACGTTGAAG atccACCGACGCATGCACGAAGGCGCTAAGCCGTTTCGCTGTGACGTGTGCGGACAACACTTTCGGCAGTCCGGAGATCTGAAGTATCACAAAACTTCTAAACATTCTGATGTC AAGCAGTTCAAGTGCGAGTACTGCGGCAAGGAGTTCGCCCGGCGCTACTCGCTGAGCCTGCACCGGCGCATCCACACGGGCGAGCGCAACTACAAGTGCGACTTCTGCAACAAGAGCTTCCGCGCGGCCTCCTACCGCCAGATACACATGCGCACGCACACCGGTGAGCCCCTACAGAGTGACAGACAGAAAGCGCAACTACAAGTGCGACTTCTGCAACAAGAGCTTCCGCGCGGCCTCCTACCGCCAGATACACATGCGCACGCACACCGGTGA
- the LOC123692121 gene encoding uncharacterized protein LOC123692121 isoform X1, whose protein sequence is MRNVESHLLGDRMDEAVTHYINSHQPPEQAVHVDANSLSLNVQEDENGRVVTVMHSQNFPQACRQLSVGEQMNDGPWVEELLDARLAAIVAHLAQPSRTTHHQGHNPHHKQIPNTVRNDVDTSVILDGSMRLFNGHPLDQQQGSIVVDEQTLPPLPPLQDMKRCTENSWYKDKTVLKENGEMLPEDSGVLEMAASASPAQSKQSKKSLPHKKRISRKLKRNTGNTTPNEQTDIVVIQCAEDVQQEEILPDNFVDSLPRHTTEHMTDATHVTHMRPILICQLCGDFYGEEQLKFYQHLKQHYEPQTSIIMENPVVPDIGIDKMTNTCIVDNAATLPDSIVELSLENTVPKTMYQPIDKHILYTNEKTLYKQYSMGIDKDVGDLDDTLDKLELYCCVKCNKSFRKQKQCEAHIKEAHSTKIEDMGEFSEPEDLMEGIHVAVDDHDHDHDHDHDHDHDQNDHDAVEHYEVLPHLTVDNGHVHQEHVRHWYSRSTGASPELCSCAGAGCCAACAHEHQPLLVTKDEVIQRILDSEVPQEPPPIQEQLPKITQVVSTRKDQKKKSPQSRFECVQCGRVFKHRNSMMYHMLMHSEKQQSCDDCGKRFYTAATLKIHRRMHEGAKPFRCDVCGQHFRQSGDLKYHKTSKHSDVKQFKCEYCGKEFARRYSLSLHRRIHTGERNYKCDFCNKSFRAASYRQIHMRTHTGEPLQSDRQKAQLQVRLLQQELPRGLLPPDTHAHAHR, encoded by the exons atgaggaaTGTGGAATCACATTTGTTGGGAGACAGAATGGATGAGGCAGTGACACATTATATTAATTCCCATCAACCCCCAGAg CAAGCTGTTCATGTGGATGCCAACTCCTTATCCCTAAATGTCCAAGAAGACGAGAATGGACGCGTGGTCACGGTTATGCACTCACAAAATTTCCCACAAGCATGCAG GCAACTATCAGTGGGAGAACAGATGAACGATGGGCCATGGGTGGAGGAACTGTTGGATGCTCGACTGGCGGCCATTGTAGCGCATTTAGCTCAGCCCAGCAGAACTACACATCACCAGGGTCATAATCCTCATCACAAG caAATACCAAACACGGTGAGAAATGATGTGGACACGTCAGTCATTCTAGATGGCTCTATGAGACTGTTTAATGGACACCCTTTG GATCAACAACAAGGGTCAATAGTAGTTGACGAGCAGACTCTGCCGCCATTACCACCTCTACAGGATATGAAAAGATGTACTGAAAATAGCTGGTATAAGGACAAAACTGTATTAAAA GAGAATGGTGAAATGTTACCAGAAGATAGCGGCGTTTTAGAAATGGCGGCGAGTGCATCTCCCGCGCAAAGTAAACAGAGTAAAAAGAGTTTGCCGCACAAAAAACGGATTTCTAGGAAGTTGAAGAGAAATACTGGCAACACTACGCCCAATGAACAAACA GACATAGTAGTAATCCAGTGTGCGGAGGATGTCCAACAAGAGGAGATACTGCCGGATAACTTTGTGGACTCTTTGCCGAGGCACACCACAGAACATATGACTGACGCTACTCATGTAACTCAT atgcGACCAATACTAATATGTCAATTGTGCGGCGACTTTTATGGTGAAGAGCAACTGAAATTCTATCAACACTTGAAGCAGCACTATGAACCTCAAACTTCCATTATTATGGAGAACCCTGTTGTACCTGATATAGGAATTGATAAG ATGACAAACACATGTATAGTCGACAACGCAGCCACACTCCCCGATTCCATAGTGGAACTATCTCTAGAGAACACAGTGCCAAAGACAATGTACCAGCCCATAGACAAGCACATCCTCTACACCAACGAGAAGACGCTCTATAAGCAATACTCTATGGGCATAGACAAGGATGTAGGGGATTTAGACGATACGTTGGATAAATTGGAGTTGTATTGCTGTGTGAAGTGTAATAAGTCGTTCAGGAAACAGAAGCAATGCGAAGCGCATATTAAGGAGGCGCATTCTACTAAG ATAGAAGACATGGGTGAGTTCAGCGAACCCGAAGATCTAATGGAAGGCATACACGTGGCGGTCGACGACCACGATCACGACCATGACCACGACCACGACCATGACCACGACCAGAACGACCACGACGCGGTCGAACACTACGAGGTGTTACCGCATCTGACTGTCGACAATGGACACGTGCACCAAGAGCATGTGCGGCATTG GTACTCCCGCAGTACCGGCGCCAGCCCCGAGCTGTGTTCGTGCGCCGGCGCCGGCTGCTGCGCTGCGTGCGCGCACGAACATCAGCCACTTCTAGTTACCAAAG ATGAAGTAATACAAAGGATACTAGACAGCGAAGTGCCTCAAGAGCCCCCACCAATACAAGAACAACTCCCGAAAATAACGCAAGTGGTCTCCACTAGGAAAGATCAGAAGAAGAAATCGCCTCAAAGCAGATTCGAGTGTGTTCAATGCGGCCGAGTGTTTAAACATAGGAACAGTATGATGTATCATATGCTGATGCACAGTGAGAAGCAGCAGTCGTGTGATGATTGCGGAAAGAGGTTCTATACTGCGGCTACGTTGAAG atccACCGACGCATGCACGAAGGCGCTAAGCCGTTTCGCTGTGACGTGTGCGGACAACACTTTCGGCAGTCCGGAGATCTGAAGTATCACAAAACTTCTAAACATTCTGATGTC AAGCAGTTCAAGTGCGAGTACTGCGGCAAGGAGTTCGCCCGGCGCTACTCGCTGAGCCTGCACCGGCGCATCCACACGGGCGAGCGCAACTACAAGTGCGACTTCTGCAACAAGAGCTTCCGCGCGGCCTCCTACCGCCAGATACACATGCGCACGCACACCGGTGAGCCCCTACAGAGTGACAGACAGAAAGCGCAACTACAAGTGCGACTTCTGCAACAAGAGCTTCCGCGCGGCCTCCTACCGCCAGATACACATGCGCACGCACACCGGTGA